The Bacillota bacterium DNA window CTCCGGCTCCTCCGCGAATTTCAACGATAACGTTTTTATCATCATTAGGATCACTTGGAAGCAGGAGGACTTTAAGTTCTTCAGTAATTGTAGCTATATTTTCTTTACTTTTTAAATACTCCTCCTCAACCATATCTTTGAAGTCTTTTTCAAGAGTGCCGCTCAGCATCTCTTTTGCCTCATCCATATTGTTTTGAGCCTGTTTATATTCCTTATACTTTTCTATGATAGGCGTTAGCTTTTTATGCTCACGCATTAAATCTCTGAATAAATTTTGATCTCCTACAACTTCGGGATCAGCTAATCTTGACCCAATTTCATCATATCTCTGTTCGACCTGTGCAAGTTTTTCCAGCATACGTTTTTCCTCCAATTTTTATTTTTTTAAAAAGGTAAACGCAGCTACAGTTTTTCCTCTTCTGCAAGTATCTCTTTTATATTTTTTTCGACTTTTGTTCGTGGCAGCATAACAATATGGTCGCACCCCTCGCACTTTATTTTGAAATCAGCGCCGATCCGTAGTACAGACCAGGTAAAACTTCCGCAAGGATGCGGCTTTTTCATTTTTAATCTGTCACCAATCTTAATATCCATGTTATCTCACTCATTTTATTTACTGTAATATATTATTATACCACAAAATGCTCATTTTGCCATACATATATTCCTATCCCTCTTGTAAAAATAGATTTAGAATAATATTTAAGAAGGATTGTTATGAACAGTGAACTCATATGCAATTTCGATAGCATCGACAGTGCTGAAAACTGTGCTGAATCAATAAGAAATATATTTGGCAGGCGTCTAAACATCTCTATCCTGCCCCGTGGGAAACAGCCGGATTTTAATATAAAAGAAATCGTAAATGTCGTTCCTCCAGTTACTTACGTAAATAACGGAATCTCAACACAGGAGGAAAATTACGGTTTTCCTTTAATCCCCTATTTTGACAGCCGAGCATACAATCCTGATATAGTGGCAGAAAAAGCACACGGCGCAAAGCTTAGGATAACCGGAGGCATCGATGATGTAAATGGAGCACATTCAATTATAATTAATCGTGGCGGCAGCGGAATTTCAATTAATGTTTAATTCTGTTAACTAACTATAACTGCTTCTCATATTCTATTATGAGAGGGATCCTTATGACTATATTGTTATTTTTCTTCGTTATTTTTGCCGCATACCTTGAGAATTTTTCGATTGGACTTGCTTTAGGCCTCAATGTCAGGTTTTCGCCTGAAAAATTGATTTTAGTTTCCGCTTTTTCGCCAATAATAGCGTGTACAATAAGAAATCAAAGTATGATTACTCCTTATTTTAATACCATAAGCGTGTCGTGTCTTTTATTACTTGCGACGCTTACATACATAAACATCTTTAAAAAGAACCGTTTTATAAACTCAGCTTTACTTATTTTAACTGGCTTTGCGCCTTTATCAAATTCATATTATGCATCAGTCATTTTATTTGAAAAAGGATTTTGCATTTATATTATTATGTTGTCCTGCGTTATAGTTTCAAGTATATTATTTCTTAGTGGAAACCGTATTACCTACATATTACTGAAAAACAATCCTGAAGGAATGGGTTTTCTATCAGTCATTTTGTATTTAATACTTGCTACAATCCATATAATATAAAAAAAAGCCCGAAACCGGGCTCTCAGACTGCCGAAAAATTACACGCACCACAAAAGCAATTTCATAAAGGTTATAAGACAAATGGAAGCATCAGGTCGTAAACGTGATCTTCTAGGTTACGGTTTGTAAACCCAAAATGGCTCAAGCGTCCCCATATGGGGCACTTTTGCTTACTTCAGAACAGGCGCCCTGCTGTATCTGCATACAGCAACGAGCGCCTGTTCTTCGTCTGCCTGTCTTTTCGAGCGTCTGTCAGCTTGTCGAAAACATAGTTTCTCGACAAGCTGGCCGCCCGTAACCGGGCCTTTCTTATATTAGCTTTTCACATAAATCTTCCATATTGGAAAAATAGAAATCGGCACCCTTGACTTCAAATTGCTGCCTTGTTGTAAACCCCGTCAACATTGCCCCAAAATCCACACCGGCATTTTGAGCTGTCTGCTGATCAGTAAGGCTGTCGCCTACATACAGGAATTCGTCTTTCTCGACCCCAAACTTTTGCAGAACATATTCAATGCCTGCCGGATCTGGCTTGCGTGTCGACAAATCGTCGCCCCCAATTACTATTTCAAAGCAACTGCGAACTCCGTATTGTCTAAGCGGATTAGTGATTTGACTGTGAGGCTTCAAAGATACAATTGCTAACCTCATTCCCGCGCCACTAAGGATTTTTGCGCCTTCAGCCACTCCAACAAAAAGTCTGCTCGTATCCGGAATAATCTGTCGGCATTCACCACGATAAAATTGGAACATTTCCATTAAACGTTCTTCATTCTGCTCGCATGTAAGTGAACGTATAATTTCATAGCCGAAAGCCCCTATATATGGTGAAATCTCCTCAAAAGTCCTTTGCGGATAGCCATAGGTCTTTAGGGTCAAATTAAGCCGTTGCGCAATTATTTTTGCCGTATCTGCAATAGTCAAATCATAATCAAATGAAATAGCTTTATATTTTTTGCTATTTTTTCCCATATTAAAGTGTTTTTGAAAGCTCTTTTAAGTATTCACGTAATCCTGCACCTGTTTCCTCATGCTGCAGACCAACCTCGATGTTTGCTTTAAGTATCTCCAGTTTGTTGCCCATATCATAACGTCTGCCAATGAAATCGACGCCTGTCATTCCCTGTGTGCGGGCAACAGTTGCCATTGCATCTGTAAGCTGGATTTCATTTCCCGCGCCAGGAGCTGTTTTCTCAAGTATATCAAAGATATCAGGAGTCAGTAGTACACGTCCAAGTATTGAATAAAGCGAATATGCTTCAGCCATTGACTTCGGCTTTTCGATCATATCAGTGACATTATAAGTCCTCTCTTCAAGCTTTTCAACTTTAAGTGAAGAATACTTCACGACATACTCCGGGGGAACTTCTTTTATGCCGCAGCACATTTTGCCATACTTTTCATATGCGTCAATAAGCTGTTTCGTTACAGGAACATCGCCTAGGATAACATCGTCACCGTAAAGAACCACAAATGGATCATCGCCGACAAAGCTTTTAGCACGGGAAACCGCATGGCCTAAACCCTTTGTTTCCTTCTGACGAATAAAAGTGATATTTGCTAAGTTTGCGGATGCCTTAACCTGTTCAAGCTGTTTCAGTTTTCCTTTTTGTTCAAGAGCCGCCTCCAGTTCAACACTGTGATCGAAATGATCCTCAATTGCACCTTTGCCGCGGTTTGTAATAATAAGAATATCCGTAATTCCGGCATTTACTGCCTCACGTACGATATACTCAATAGCCGGGATATCAACGATCGGAAGCAGTTCCTTCGGAACGGATTTGGTAGCAGGAAGTACCCTAGTTCCCATTCCTGCTGCGGGAATAATTGCTTTTGTGACCTTTTTCATGAATTTCACACCTTTATCTTATTTTTATGTCTTTCTAATACAAGTAACAGCGGGAGCCCGATAACATAACATGCAACGAGTTCTCCTGCGCCGACCTGAAGAGCAACCAAAATATAAGGCAATCCATTTGTTACATTCGTATATGCGTAAGTCAAAACTGCCCCAACAATTACAGCGTTGCATATCACAGGAGGAAGGGGGACTAAATATTTGTTTTTTATCCTTGAGGATATAAACGCTGCGATAAGTGTCGCCAGCGATCCAAATATAATGTCGTATATGTTTCCAGTAACAAGATTAGCAATCAAACAACCAATAAACAGACCTGGAATAGACGCCGGGATAAAAAACGGCAATACAGTTAAAGCCTCTGATACGCGAACCTGAGCTAATCCATAGCTGAGTGGCGCAAACGCCAAAGTAAGCCCTGCGTACAACGCTGCGATAAGCGCGCCATAAACGATATAGCGCACCGTGAAAACCCTTTTCATTCTTTTTTCCTCATTTCGTAGTTTTATTTATTTTGCCCAAAAAAGGCAGGTCAGGATATTGCGAACTGACCAAAGATAATTTTACCATAAACAAAATAATAATAAAAGTGGTTATTTGTACTAGTTGACTATTTTGGTTATAATGTATATTATTATAGATATAAACCAATGAAAAAGAAGGAAAGGGATACAAAAGTGAAGAGGGCTGTAAGTTTTTTAATGGCAATTGTAATGCTGATTTCGCTGATGTCGTTTATGGGTACAGAAGGATTTGCAGCGTCAGATGATTGCAAAATAATAAGCGTGCGTTACCCGCTTGACGCAACGCTAACGAGTAGTAATGTCGCTATTCGGGTCGCTCCCGCTGCCACCTCAGTATTTGTTGATGTCCTTGTTTCACCTGGCGCTACCTGGAAACTCTATAAAGACTCAAGACTTAATGAAGTTATCCCCGATTGCACTGTCCGCGATTTGAATTTTGGCAGTAATGTGGCTTATATTCAAATTACATCTGCCGACGGCAATAATTCAAAGACTTATTCTGTAGATATACAGCGCTCAGAAAACACTTCTACTTACATAAAACAGATTAACTACCCTGAAAACGCACTGATAGCTGGAAATTTTATTTATGCTGAAGTTCCGAATGATACAAGCTTTATTACATTTGATGCTTATGTATCAGTTGGAGATACATGGCTGCTATACCAAGATTCCGAGTGTCTTATACCCGTGGGAAGAGGCATTGGTCTTGCGGAAGGTATGAATGTATTTTACTTAAAAGTTTATTCCAGCACACTTGGTACATATAGAATCTATACATGTAATATAGTCCGTAAGACTGATAAAGCCGATGCTTATGGGCCCGGGAACCTGCCTCTTTATTTGACGCGAGGTTCAAGAGGCAATATGAAAATTGCCATAAGCGACATT harbors:
- a CDS encoding QueT transporter family protein translates to MKRVFTVRYIVYGALIAALYAGLTLAFAPLSYGLAQVRVSEALTVLPFFIPASIPGLFIGCLIANLVTGNIYDIIFGSLATLIAAFISSRIKNKYLVPLPPVICNAVIVGAVLTYAYTNVTNGLPYILVALQVGAGELVACYVIGLPLLLVLERHKNKIKV
- a CDS encoding HAD family hydrolase, with amino-acid sequence MGKNSKKYKAISFDYDLTIADTAKIIAQRLNLTLKTYGYPQRTFEEISPYIGAFGYEIIRSLTCEQNEERLMEMFQFYRGECRQIIPDTSRLFVGVAEGAKILSGAGMRLAIVSLKPHSQITNPLRQYGVRSCFEIVIGGDDLSTRKPDPAGIEYVLQKFGVEKDEFLYVGDSLTDQQTAQNAGVDFGAMLTGFTTRQQFEVKGADFYFSNMEDLCEKLI
- a CDS encoding UTP--glucose-1-phosphate uridylyltransferase, producing MKKVTKAIIPAAGMGTRVLPATKSVPKELLPIVDIPAIEYIVREAVNAGITDILIITNRGKGAIEDHFDHSVELEAALEQKGKLKQLEQVKASANLANITFIRQKETKGLGHAVSRAKSFVGDDPFVVLYGDDVILGDVPVTKQLIDAYEKYGKMCCGIKEVPPEYVVKYSSLKVEKLEERTYNVTDMIEKPKSMAEAYSLYSILGRVLLTPDIFDILEKTAPGAGNEIQLTDAMATVARTQGMTGVDFIGRRYDMGNKLEILKANIEVGLQHEETGAGLREYLKELSKTL
- a CDS encoding DUF951 domain-containing protein — its product is MDIKIGDRLKMKKPHPCGSFTWSVLRIGADFKIKCEGCDHIVMLPRTKVEKNIKEILAEEEKL